AGGTCAAATTTACCAGATGACGTCTGTAGTATTCCTCCTTGTTCAACACCAGGGCCCCACATTTTAGCTATATTATTGGAAAATGATAGTGTTGATCAAGTTCGAGATAGAAGGAACCAAACACATTTAAAAAGATTCGTGCATGACTACAAAAAGAACTGCGTAAACCAACCTGATAATGTTAGGTGAAGGGTATAACTCTGTGCTTTATGAGCAACCATTCGTAGTTGACCTGTTATCTCTTGGCCAGGCATCACATAAATTGGCTGGGACAATACACATCGTAGCTGGTACCAGTGTGTCGTAGGTGCACCAGGAGCAGTGGTAAGCCACCTTTGTACAGTGCTATTTTTGTAACAATTTGATGCGGTCAGCAGGGTGCAAAGGCAAAACAGAGAAAATGCAAACACAAGTCATAAAAATTACCTTCCATCAAACAACACGTCAAACCAACAAGCCAACCCGTGGATTCTGGTTCCTACGGAAGCTATAAACCTCAATGGGATGTCAATTTCATATAATTCTTCCTCCTgtcattattttaataattttttagcaTGCaattcaatatttacaactttaAAAAAGATAACCGATAATATGCTGCAATTCTGAAGGTCGCATACTCTTCAAGGAACTAAAAAAACTGAGACCTTCACAGCAATTTTTTTGTGGTAAAAGTTCTGGAGATGAATCACAAGTAAAGAGACCATTAGATATACAAACGTTGAGTCCACCAGTGACTCCATTTTTTCGAAAACCAAAAAATTATTTGCCATAGTTCATTTGTAAATTATGCTGTGATTGATGgttaaaaataaaccaaatcTTTTGGAACTGTTTTCTCAGAGAAATGTTCATCAAACCACTATCATCACAATTCTGGTATAGCACAATACCAACAATCCCCTTAGCAAAATGAATGAGTTTGCTTCACATTTCCAAGAGGTTCTACTAACCACAAAATGATTTCCATCTATTTAGTGGAGCATTGGATGAAAAAAAGTGTCCAACCATCTTAGTCCCCGATCAAATTAGAGTGAATGTACTAACAAAACAGTCAACAAAATGACTAGGAGATAgttcagtaaaatatttctgaAATTCAGGTATCAACCATAAATGAAATTTGAAGTTGCACGCATACAAAATAGATACGTGGTTGAAGTTAACATTACCTTGGAGGACATGAAATTTATCTCGTGGGAAACTGCAAGAGCCACCAATAATCTTGGATCAAAAGCATCTACCACTGGCTGCAAAGAATACGAAGTAGATTATGACATGCCCAAGAATATTTGCAGTACAATGTCTCAACAAAATTTGATCCACACATTTAAGTTCCAGATGTGATCACGACAATGGgactcaccagaaaattatcaCTCCAGAATTAAATTGTCttatatttatttgaaattataaaagaCACATTATATGAAAAGCATCTTGGATTGAAAACTTAATACATAGTCTTAAAGTGATTTGCAACTTATTGTGAACATATAATAAACAAAAcatattgaaagaattgaagccAACCTGTGAGAAGTATCCTTGAAATGCAGCACCATGTAAAGGTGTCAAATTTACACCATAATAATTTTGTTGCTGCCAAAATAAAGCCTAGGTGGAAATGAAAGACAAAATTAAACGCAATAGAAAAGCATTCATTGTCAAGCGAAGATGTTACGACAGCGCCATAACATTCTTGACTTGGTTATACAATTAAAATTCCATGAAATGAATGGACATTTCTCCCTCGTTGAACCTAAAATATTAATTGATGAACAATGGCTAACCAGTCCCTGGTTTTCCCAGTAGGACATTAGCAACACCTGCTGCAATAGTAGTAGCCAACCTTGTTCGCAATTTCCGTGTACAAATACTCATCACTGAATGGTGCCATGTGTATCCTACAAGAACAAGCAAGTACAAATATATATCCAGAAGAAAACCGCAAAGTAAAGCTCTTACTGATGTGAAAAATAACCTACCCTACAGCAGCAAATAGAAAAAACAGGCACATGCACAGTCATGCATCTTTTATCAAGAAAAATTCACACACCCCCCCAGTATGACTCAATAACAAGACCTAAATCTTGGAAAACCAACAACTCTACGTCTCTACCATTAGGTTACTTGATTGGCTACAGATAGTTTGAGGTGCTTTCTAGTCATATAGACAACTCGGAATAGAAATATCAATACAATTTGGCAGAGTATAAACACTAAAAATATCTTTCATACCAGTACATGGAAATAGGAACATCATTGCCCTTCAAAGAATGTCATACAATGAATACCTTAAAAACCAGCTCAATTTGCTACATATAACTCTGTCATGACAAACAAAATCATTGAAGCATTATTATAATTCAAAGCTCCTAGAAATTATAGAATGGTTATAAAAGAGAAGCAGAGGCATAAACACATTCCTATTATCTTAAGAAACGAAACTGTTCATGATGTATGATATAAACAAAACAAGTAAAAAACAAGTACATACTTCAGACGAAATACAGCGACAATGAAACcgagaaaaataagaaaaggaTGGAGTTATCAACTTCCAATTCATTGTCCAAGTTAAAAGTTGGAGAATTTTTCCCACTTCGAAGAAATGTAGAATTGAGCACAGAAAGGAGATTATTTTGGATAACAGATACCTTCCTAAACTTGGAAACATTTTCCCATTTGGAACAAGGAATCTATCTCTCGCGATTATGTATGACTCAAGCATTCTTTCATTTATTAGCAAAGTGCCTGCAGCAGGAAAATTAGTGGCCATTATATGTCTTCAGGTCTTCTTTGAACTGCAAACTATCGAAAGACAGAAGAGCATTTCCATGAATTTAAAAGGATCCATGCATACTAAAGTTCTCTTCATTTGGTTTAGCAAGATTGACTTTCCAAAATATCAAAATGTTATATCTGCCAGATGACAAAAGAAAGATAAGCAAACATACCCATTGGCTCGGAAATTAAAATATCCGCCTTCTCAGGTAATTCAACCTCTTCAACTTTACCTTTTACAACCTACATAATAAACAGAGACATTATATTGATAACAGTGCAAACAACTTAtctgaaaataatattaaagtATGGTTAAAAATATCACCGTTATTTTTTGGATGAGTAATGCATTCCCAGCTACAAGTTTACGAGCATATTCTGCCATGTCTGATGCTTCAATAGCATACACATGTTTGGCACCGGCCTGCGAAAAGGAATATCTAAATCAGCCACCGATAATCAATGATGGTAAAGTAATCAGTTTATTCAATGAGGGAGTGCGAAGAATCATGTGTAATTCAGCACCTGAGCAGCAAACAATGACAAGATGCCACTACCAGCACCAACATCAACTACCACACGATCAACAAAATTCGCACGATTCTCCATGACTGCTGCATAATAAGTTCCTGGAACACAAATTTCTAATAAATCAGCAATCTAATGAGACTTGAGATTTTAGTTCAGCAACCAGAGAAGCCATGGAATCGTAAGGCTCTTGAATTAAAATCTTtctaaatgaaaaataatagcaCATGCCAATGAAAATGCAGGTAAAAGGAAAAGCTCCGATGTGAGTGCCCGGGTTCAAAATCAATTTCaaagaaatataaatttatgtCTAAGATATGTAACCTGTCCTCACATAATCTTGCATCATATTTTGCTGGTGTAGAAGCTGTCCATAGTAATGAAAGTACATTTTGGCAGAGGACGCCTCTATTTTGTCATCAAATTTACTTTTAGATGACATTGTTCCATTTGGCAAAGATGATCCtgcaaaaaaaagaaaaagaactgCATATGAGTTTCCATGCGCCTCTGCCCTCAGTATTATTTACTTCTGTCGGATTATCCTTTAACTAAATCAAATTCTGCCAGAATGACAGAAGATTGGACTGCATGACATGAAAGTTTTATAAGGATATTTTAACTTTATAGTATTAGTACAGTGAATCCTCACTCAAAACTTTGACATCAGAGTTTTTAATCTAATTCAGAATTGCAAGTACTTAACCACTGCAGACATTGTTGATGAGAATGCATGTGCAAACTTGCATGATGAATTATTATTGCTACTGCATAGAAAAAGTGTTCCACGGTTGTAAACTACAGACCAGTGCCTATACTCCATATTTTGGAGTCCAGATTTATAACATTTACAGCGTGTATCTAGATTTAAGTTTGAATTTAAATCAGATCACAACAATTATAATGGAGCATATTTAGaagaataattaaaaaaatctgCATGCGTACATGTCTAGAATAACGCAATCGCGATTTTTTGGTTCACACCAAGGCAATGGATAAAAGCCAAATGTGCATGAATTTAAACCCATATCAACGGGGAATCAAAAAGCTATAGTGTTACCAAGAGACAGATTCTTAACAAGATTTCAGACACGTAATGCAATCACATTTATAGACAAATTGTCATTTAAAAAGTCATTGTAGTGGTGTTGTCAGAACTTAATGATGCCAAATAAAGGGTAAACATTGACTGAAACAAAGGAAATGTTTAGAGGTAGCAAAGAAAATGGCAAGTCCAGCATAAAAGTTAGAAATTAGTAACATCACACTTGAATTGCGTAAGTCTCAAATAAATGACATCATAGTCTACATACACAAGATGATGGACTCTACAACCACCATCATTTAAAACCAAATCAACAAATGACAATCACACAATTACATCTTTCACGAGACACCTGCAACATGCAAAAAACTAACCTTGAACAGTCGCGTCTTTCTTCCATTGCTCAAATGCACAATGGAAAGCCAAACTTTCCTCCTCATTTATAAACTGTATGGTGATGCCCCTTGAGTACTTCTTCTGATTCACAGAATAACCATTACATCTTATTAACTACACGCCATTCATAAAAACAAATCCTTCTTTTtctacaaaaaaatttaaaagaaaacaaaatccTTATTTTTTATCTTCACCATTACCACAAAAAAAAGCATATTACTTATAAGATACAGAAGATCATAGAGAACTCCATACACATATAACAATCATGATTGCAATCAAAGTAGTAGTGGTGCAAACTGAAATAACCAAAAGGGTGGCACAAACAACCTTGCGAACATGAAATTGTTGCATGAGTAAGTTAAATTGTATAATACCTCCTTATTTACTTCAGAAGCCTCAGATACACATACTGATTGAGATGGTCCGAGCTTGAAAAGCTGGAAAGTAGAAGGAAACAAACATTATAATAAACCATCACTACATGACATGCtaaacatattaaaaaaaacgAACTTTTGTGAAAGCAGTTCGAAATAATAATCAACTGATTCATGTAAAACGATCCTTCCCTGATACTTAAATTCCAGTAGCACAAATTTCATTAACCTAGCACTACAAACTTCTTTAGCACGGATACAAAGATTTTCAAATGTGATTCAATATATGAAACCAAGCTAAACCTCCAACCAAACACTATTGGTACAAAAAGCTCGAACTTGAATACGTGAAGTTAACGAAATGcaacaagaaattttttttttaaaaaaaaaacctcacCCTGCAGTTTCGTAGCTCGAATCGGACGGAGTTATTTGAATCGGAGTCCAGGTCAAATTGGAGCCAGTCGGGGCGAAACCGGGCAACCACCGGCGGCGAAGAATTGCTCGAAATGGATAGCTGTGAAATCGAAGCTACCAAAAAATCTTGCTCACCCAGCCTATTATTCTCCATGAAATATTGAATCTAACACTAAGTATTGTCAATAAAAGAACAGTTTACACATAACAAGTTAGGGTTTTTAATGGGGAGAAGAGAGGTTTTAGCAGTGCAGATGAATAATGCGTTAATGCTGATTTGGTGCGACAGTGATGGTGAATATAACGACGTGTCAGTTTTCAATTGGACATGTAGTGGACACTTTGTCTTTTGTTTTCCTTTTTCGACACTTTGTCTATTTTGGTGCCCGGAAAAGGTACAAATCACTTGACCTGATGTTTGGTTAAAGAATTGTTCTTTTCTTGTGATGTAATGTTAATAACTTTGTAGACTCTGAAAAATATAGTATATATACAAAAAGTAATTTCGATGCAAGATTCAATATAACAAACTACTCTCAAATAATAGATATGGATGCAAATCAATTTAAAAAGCGAGACGATAATTTAGGATATGATCTAGTGGCATATGATTTCTTTGTCAACAAAAAAGGGAAGATGGTCATGGCAACCTCTCTTGAGGAAACCATGCATTTTCCCATAGCACCGATTTACGTTGTGGTAACTAGTAAATGAGAAACTCCTTATTCAGGACAGACTTGTTCATGTGACAGGTAAATCTTGTATACTATGTAATGATGGGAGTAAATCAGTCCAGCACTTGTTTTTCGGGT
This window of the Primulina tabacum isolate GXHZ01 chromosome 4, ASM2559414v2, whole genome shotgun sequence genome carries:
- the LOC142543340 gene encoding putative histone-arginine methyltransferase 1.3, whose translation is MENNRLGEQDFLVASISQLSISSNSSPPVVARFRPDWLQFDLDSDSNNSVRFELRNCRLFKLGPSQSVCVSEASEVNKEKKYSRGITIQFINEEESLAFHCAFEQWKKDATVQGSSLPNGTMSSKSKFDDKIEASSAKMYFHYYGQLLHQQNMMQDYVRTGTYYAAVMENRANFVDRVVVDVGAGSGILSLFAAQAGAKHVYAIEASDMAEYARKLVAGNALLIQKITVVKGKVEEVELPEKADILISEPMGTLLINERMLESYIIARDRFLVPNGKMFPSLGRIHMAPFSDEYLYTEIANKALFWQQQNYYGVNLTPLHGAAFQGYFSQPVVDAFDPRLLVALAVSHEINFMSSKEEELYEIDIPLRFIASVGTRIHGLACWFDVLFDGSTVQRWLTTAPGAPTTHWYQLRCVLSQPIYVMPGQEITGQLRMVAHKAQSYTLHLTLSAKMWGPGVEQGGILQTSSGKFDLKEPYYRMSQPQAYPVAQEQPPQHLLQTQDLQTLSQDEEGSDLLQ